One genomic window of Neisseria sp. oral taxon 014 str. F0314 includes the following:
- a CDS encoding helix-hairpin-helix domain-containing protein, whose translation MNPDKVQRSKLNTLTDLPNVGKAVAEDLGLLGITQPQDLAGQDAYEMYDRLCSLTATRHDPCMIDIFLSLVDFMQGNEPKPWWHFTEQRKAVLADKHSGFK comes from the coding sequence ATGAATCCCGACAAAGTACAACGAAGCAAGCTGAACACGCTGACCGACCTGCCCAATGTCGGCAAAGCCGTGGCGGAGGATTTGGGTTTGCTTGGCATCACGCAGCCGCAGGATTTGGCGGGGCAGGACGCTTACGAAATGTACGACCGTCTGTGCAGCCTGACCGCAACCCGACACGATCCCTGCATGATCGATATTTTCCTGTCGCTGGTTGATTTTATGCAGGGGAACGAACCGAAGCCGTGGTGGCATTTTACGGAACAGCGGAAAGCGGTTTTAGCCGATAAACATAGTGGATTCAAATAA